CGCCGAACCGAGTGACGAGTACATCGCCGCGACCGGGAAGAAAACATTCGACGACTATGACGTGGGAACCTTTCGGGCGTTCAGCAGCGACTTTTCAAAGACCGCTTACGGTCAAACGAAGCTCACGTACCAGCAATCTTCGCTTGCCACGAAGCTCACTGGAACGGTGATCCCATCCCCCAATACCACCCATACCTGGTATGCGCCAACTTCTGGTGGCACTCCGGGTTATATGTACCAGTGGTATCGCGACGGGAGCCCAGTGGGTAATGGCTCGTCTTACACGGGCAATGCGGGTACGACGGACTTCGACCTCCGCGTTGAGGTGACTGATCAGACGTGGAGTACTAGGGCCGCTGTCCTCGCTGCCGATGTGGGTGGTGTGCAGGCTTTAATGGACGGTCCGACTCTCGTCTACTCTAGCCAGAATGGCGGGAGCTGGACCGCCAGTGGTCTGGGTGGCACCGGTTCCTACACGTTCAACTGGTACCTCGACGGCCAGTGGGTAGGCAGCGGCGCGGTCTGGAGCGGCTATACCGGGGAGAGTGGGCACAACCTGCAGGTCCAGATGCGCGATGGCGCGGGCGCGTTCGACAGTGAATCGGTCTTCGTCACAGGCATCGGAAGTGGCGATGGCACCTGCGAGCCCGTTCCGCCGGCGGTGACCTGCTAGGCCAGCGGCTGATCTGCCCGGCGGTAGATGCCTGGACAGGGGCCGGCAGAGTGTCGATGAACCCTCTCCCAGTCTCCCGGATTGCCGGGTATGTTGCACGCACAACTGTGAAACGAAGCCGCGCCGGCGGTGTTCGGCAACTGCAGTATCTTTGCCCGGAGATGCGATGCTGACCTTTTCGATCAGACTGACTGCCTCGCTGCTGTGGATCGCATGCTCGCTCCTGCTCGGAGCGTGCGACGGACCGGATATTTCTGGTCCCGACGATCCGGTTGACGTCCGGCCGTTCGTCACGGGGGCTGCCGCGGAGGCGTTGACCGCCGATGGCCTCTTCGCCCTTGCGCCACCTGCTCCTCCGTCTACGCGGCCGATCATCTCGCCGGAGCGGGCGCGGTTGCTCGCGTCGGCGTACGTGGCGAGCTTTGGCGACGCGCTGAAACCCTACTGGGAGAAGGACCGCGGGGGGGCGATCGACCTCACGGGCTTGCGGGCGGACCCCCGGGTCTTCTACGCCTCCACTCCGTACGAGCCTTTCCCCGACGGATATCACTCTGCGTATGGCCGGGGCTTCGGACCCTACTACCTCGTGCGGATGATGTCCGGACGATCGGCTGTGCTGCTGGTGGCGGTCGCCGCATACGCGACGGAGGTTGAAATCGATGCCGAGGGAAAGGTCCACCGTCCGGTGCAGCGTGGAAACGAGTTCGTTTCGCATGGTGTTTCGGCCAACGCGACGAGCCCCAACCTTGCTTCGCTCCCCGCCCCCGAGGAAGCCGTCGCAGGAGTCGGACGCCTCACGGGGGCGCTGGTGAGCGAGGTCCCGGAACTGGTGAGGGTGGGACTTCCCCTGGGGCCGTTCCAGTCGCTCTGGAAGATAACTCTTGATCGGAGTGTCAGGGTGCGCGCGAACAGTGGGCGTACTGTCGAGGTACGGCACCTCTACGTCGGTTCTGAGCCAGCCCGTCGGCTGATGATACCAAGCAGTGAGCAGCCGACGGAGTTCGCGGCGCCGGCCATTCGGGTGAGCCCCGCCGGAGAGGAACTGGGAATCGAGCCAGTCTACGTCCGTATCCGGTCCGGACAGCCAACCTTGTTCGAGGAGGTAGTACCGGCATAGCTGGCCAACTTGCTCCGGCGCCAGCATTGGTCTACGGTAAGCGGCCGAGGGCAAAGGTGAGCGGCTGCCGCAGAGACACGGGGCAGGCTTCGGCCTGCCCCTTTGCTATCGTTGGAGTGGAGAGAATCAGTCCGCGTCGCGGGTCCAGCGGAGCTGGAACTCCAGCTCTTCCGAGGTGCCCTCGCGCTCGTGCTCGATGTTGAAGTCGGCGGTGGCAGGGATGCGCAGGCGCTCGCCGGCTACCTGGATGTTGAACGGCTTTCCGGTTTCGATGGCGTCGGCCAGGCGCCTCAGCTTCTGGACGAACTGGGCGCGGGAATACGTCTTTTCGAGGTCGCGGTCGGCAGGCATGGGTCTGGTGCACGGGATCGGGGTGGCATCGATCTGCATCGAAGGCAAGTGTACCGGCGCGTGTGGAACGGAGCAAGACGGAAACGGGCTCGGCCGTAATCT
This region of Longimicrobium sp. genomic DNA includes:
- a CDS encoding amphi-Trp domain-containing protein — its product is MPADRDLEKTYSRAQFVQKLRRLADAIETGKPFNIQVAGERLRIPATADFNIEHEREGTSEELEFQLRWTRDAD